The segment GCGCTGCGCGGCGAAGGGAAGTAAAGCCTCACAAATATTGCGCGAAGAAATCCAGCGTCCGCTGCCGGGCCAGCGTGGCGCTATCCGCATCGTAGGCAGCGCGGTCGTTACAGTTGAAGCCGTGATTGGCCGGATAGATATGGATGGCGATGTCCGGATGCGCGCGGCGGATCTTCTCGATATCGGCGAGCGGAATGCTTTTATCCTGGTCGCCGAAATGCAGCATCACCGGGCAGCACAACTGCCCGGGCGGCAGAGCCGCGATGCCCGAGCCGTAATAGCCGACCGCGGCCGCCAGACCTTCGACATGCTGGGCCGCGGCGAAGGCGAGCGTGCCGCCCCAGCAATAGCCGACGATGCCGACAGCGCCAAAAACCTTGGCCGCATCCACGGCGGCGGCGATATCGGCGAGCGTATCTTCGTGCTTTGTTTTCGCGCGGATGGCGACGCCCCTGGCGACATCGTCGCTCTCATAGCCAAGTTCGACACCCGGCTCGACGCGATCGAACAGGGCCGGCGCGACAGCATGATATCCATGCGCGGCGAAATCGTCGGCAACGCTGCGGACATGCCGGTTGACGCCGAAAATCTCCTGCAGGACGACGAGCCCGGCGCGAGCAATACCTTTCGGCGCAGCCTCGTAAGCGCCGATGGTCACGCCGTCCTTCGCCGTCAGCTCACTCCATTTACCCATGATCTTCGCCCCATTTCTCGATGCCGTCGCGAGGAATCGCTGTGGCCGCCTCTGCCACCGAGCGCCCATCGAGCACCAAATGAGGTGCGATCTCAGCCAGCGGGACGAGAACGAAGGCGCGATTGAAGAGTTCCTTGTGCGGCAGGACGAGATTGTCCGAGACAAGCGACGTGCTGCCGTAGAACAGAATATCGATATCGATCAGCCGCGGCCCCCAGCGCACCGTTTTGGTGCGGCCCATTTCCGCTTCGATCTTCTTCACCGCCGCCAGCAGCGCCTCGGCGCTCAGTGCCGTCCGCGCCAGAGCGCAGGCATTGGCGAAGGGCGCCTGATCCGCATAGCCCCAGGGCGCCGTCTTGTAGATCGACGACACCTTGATGATCTCGACGGCATCGCTCGCCTTCAACAGACGCAGGGCCGCACGGATATTGCCCGCCGCATCACCGATATTGCTGCCGAGGCCAAGACCAATCTCGGTAAGACCGATCTCCGTCATGGCGCGCCCGGCGTGCGCGCGATGGCATCGAACACTTTGAATGCTGCGACATGTTCCGCGACATCATGCACGCGGAAGATCGAAGCGCCGCGCGTCGCGGCGATGATATTCGTCGCGATCGTGCCGATCAGCCGCTCGTCGACGCCGGCGCCAAGGATCGGCGCGAACAGGCTTTTGCGCGACACGCCGACAAGCAGCGGCAGGCCGTAATCCTTGAAATGATCGAGATCGCGCAAGGCGGTTACATTCTGGTCCTTGGTCTTGCCGAAGCCGATGCCCGGATCAAGGATGAGATGCGCGCGCGGAATGCCCGCTTTCTCGGCCAGCGCCAGCGAATGATCGAAAAAGCGGCGCATGTCGCTGAGAATATCGCGCGCCGGATCGACGTCCTCGCGATTGTGCATGATAACCGCCGCCGCGCCGCCTTCGGCCACAGCATCGGCCATCTCCGGGTCGCGCTGCAAACCCCAGACATCGTTGATGACAGCGACGCCATCGGCAATGGCGGCGCGGGCGACCGCCGCCTTGGAGGTGTCGATCGAGACCGGCAGCGGCGTCGCCTGGACAATATCGGCGAGCAT is part of the Methylovirgula ligni genome and harbors:
- the folK gene encoding 2-amino-4-hydroxy-6-hydroxymethyldihydropteridine diphosphokinase translates to MTEIGLTEIGLGLGSNIGDAAGNIRAALRLLKASDAVEIIKVSSIYKTAPWGYADQAPFANACALARTALSAEALLAAVKKIEAEMGRTKTVRWGPRLIDIDILFYGSTSLVSDNLVLPHKELFNRAFVLVPLAEIAPHLVLDGRSVAEAATAIPRDGIEKWGEDHG
- the folP gene encoding dihydropteroate synthase, producing the protein MQKKRDQFLALIAGRSAIMGILNVTPDSFSDGGRFQAHDAAVAHAQKLAAEGADIIDVGAESTRPGHVPVPVAEELARLKPMLADIVQATPLPVSIDTSKAAVARAAIADGVAVINDVWGLQRDPEMADAVAEGGAAAVIMHNREDVDPARDILSDMRRFFDHSLALAEKAGIPRAHLILDPGIGFGKTKDQNVTALRDLDHFKDYGLPLLVGVSRKSLFAPILGAGVDERLIGTIATNIIAATRGASIFRVHDVAEHVAAFKVFDAIARTPGAP
- a CDS encoding dienelactone hydrolase family protein yields the protein MGKWSELTAKDGVTIGAYEAAPKGIARAGLVVLQEIFGVNRHVRSVADDFAAHGYHAVAPALFDRVEPGVELGYESDDVARGVAIRAKTKHEDTLADIAAAVDAAKVFGAVGIVGYCWGGTLAFAAAQHVEGLAAAVGYYGSGIAALPPGQLCCPVMLHFGDQDKSIPLADIEKIRRAHPDIAIHIYPANHGFNCNDRAAYDADSATLARQRTLDFFAQYL